A region of the Channa argus isolate prfri chromosome 14, Channa argus male v1.0, whole genome shotgun sequence genome:
AGAGCATGTTTGTTGTATCTGCACTTTCAGatactatttttatattttgtttgtgtagtgAACTATGTGGGGCAGAGTTATTGAGAATCTCGACtcgtttctctctcttcttattTCTCTTCAGTTGGAGAAACAATCAGAATGCTTCAGGCAAACATAGATCAGTTAGAAAGACCctaaatcatgtccaatcattCCTCTGTCTGTAGCACTGTGAAGGTTTCACATCATTGGCATTTGCATTGAAAATATAACAGATAAAACACTCTAGGTCAGTTCGGCCTTTGGTCACTGCAGCAGTGATGGCTGAGTCTGGGTCTACAGGTCATGACCCAGCCTCTCAATCTCATCAACGAGGAAGTCGATGTCAGACTGGGTGACGGCAGGGTTGGAGATGACCATGCGGAAGAAGTTGACTTTATTACCCTGAGGCTGGTAGCCCACCATGGTGGTCCCGGACTCCATCATCATAGCTTTGATCTTTGGTGCCACCTAATGGAGTCAGAAAAACAAGTCAGTGCCTTGCACTTCTGAAAGGGACCTGTCATGATAAACTGAGAAGACTGAAAGACATCATACCCTGTGGAGTTTTTCTCGCCGCTCCTCACTGTCTGGCATGCCTCTCATGCTAGGTGGAATGTACCAGAAACAAACGTTGGTGTGCTGGGGCTACGGACCGAAACAAAGAAAGTTAATACACACAAAGCTTGGGACATTTACACTTATTACACACTTATTTCCTTACCAAAAAGTAAGCAAATaagatatatataaatatattgtgAGTTATAATACAAATTTTCTGGCAATTTCAGCTTGCAAAACCATTAGttaattgttttagttttttctgtcaTGCCAGTATAgctctgtaaaatgaaaaaaggaaaatataccAAATTTTGCTTCATGATTGAATATAGCATTTACAACCCGGAGAATTAGGGAAACTCACCACTCCATCAAACACCATCTCATATCCCTCCCTGTTCTTGATCTTGTTGTACAGGTACTGAGACAGGTCCAGACACTTGTCAATGTGCTGCTCAAATCCTACGGTGCCCTGCAGGGCAGAAAAGCTGGTTAGGCATTAATTACAGCATAATAAATTGAGTTTAAAGCTACAGCATCTGGTATAACATAAAGACATTTGActttaagacatttttatatgttgGTTAAAGATCAATTTACAACTTAGCTGGCATATATATGCGTATCtgtctaccttcaccttacctTGGCCTTCCACATGAGCCAGAATTTAAATATATCGACATGTCGGCCACACTGGATGGCTTTGTCCCCTGTGTCGTATGTGACATCATATTGTTTGTCTGGTTGGAACAGGTAGCCAGCACACATGGAATTACAGCCTGCTAAGATGCCCTACAGAAAACATACACGGTTATTACTGTtaacctgtttatttttttacaattactCATAGAATTTTAAAGCTAAACCTTAATCAACTGCGActgataaaatatataaatgtagatttattttgtgtttgtgtgtgtgtgtgtgtgtgttctggtgGGTGTTTACTATACCTTCTCTCTGACCAGGATTGCAGAGCACTGTAGAGGCACACCCATCATCTTATGTGGGTTCCACGTGACAGAGTTGGCCCTgcaaagttacatttatttattttatatcttaCTTTTAGAATTTCTCTGAGAAGTTTCTTGAAATATCAGTATAGACTTATCCACCTACTCTGATGAGCTCACCTCTCGATTCCATTAAGCTTATGGCGATGCTTCCTAGACATCAGCAGTCCACCACCCCATGCTCCCTGAGAAAATGAAACAGCACTGTTAAATAaaggcactttttttttgtcctttcagcttgtcctgtgaattcagggtcgccatagcggatcattgtcagcatgttgatttggcacagtttttacgcttcCTGATGCAAcgctccccaatttctaccgggcttggaccggcactgcacaacTGGGAATGGGattgggctgttgggggttcattgtcttgcccagaaacactttgacatatggctGGGACttgggattgaaccactgaccctgtggtctgtggatgactgcctttaccaactgagctacagctccCATTAAATAAATCCACAAATCCATGAAAATACTATCCCCTCTCTAATTATCAAAACAACATTACACTACTTACATCAACATGGAGCCACAAGTTGTACTTCTCACAGATGTCAGCAATCTCACTGATAGGGTCAAATGCTCCATACACAGTGGAACCAGCTGTGGCATTCACGAACAATGGCACATAACCCTGCAGTATCAACACATATAGCTTAGAGAGCTTGGTAATGGAgactaacaaacaaacacatgaaagaaaagaaaatggaaactgACCTTCTGTTTAGCATCAATGATCTTAGCCTCCAGATCTGCAGGAATTACTCTTCCCCTGAAAGATTGTAAAGCATCATCTTAACAAATAGCATTCATACATGTGTTAAAAGCATTAACTTTCAGCAAGTTACTGCCCTGTTCAGTTCTGCACTCTGTGGGATGGGACTCCCTTACCTCTCATCTGTGCTCAGCAGAATCACGTTCTCAGTACCAAAGCCCAGAGCAGCTCCAGCCTTCTTTATGGAGTAGTGGCTCTGTAGGGACAAAGACTGGGTATGAAATTCATACTTCACAGAAATGACAGCTAAATTAATTTACTAGGTCAACTTTTTCATGATGTCCTTGatccaaaaacatttattggtaACTTCAGACTGCCTCAGTCTATAATCAATGAAGCAAAGACCCTACTTCTTTAGAGTAACTATTTTGGAGTACACGTGAGTCTGTACATGGTCACATACATGTTCAGATGTGAAAAGGACAAGTCGGGGAGCAGCAGACATGCCCTTGGTCTTGACCTCGGGGAAATACTTGTAACGCGCAATCATCACACTGTACATATTTGAGATAGCGCCCCCTATTGAGTTCAGagattgagagagagacatcagcaccaacaacagcagaattAACACAACTGTGAAAAACTAAACACttaatgttgaaaataattacataacaCTTTTTGTTGCTTAAATAACAAAGAATCACTTTGCACATGCATGCTGGTATACAAACCTGGTGAAAAGAGGCCATCTCCCTCTCCACTGGGCCAACCAATcatctctctcattttcttcaGAGTGAGCTGCTCcatcagcacaaacactggagCAATCTCATAGGTGAACCTGTCAATCATATCacaaaatgtatacatttatgAATAACACTGCAACAGCTGAGTCATCATGAACAACTGCTCCAAAGATTcttgtgcacacagacacacacacacgtttataCTGTAGATTTTGCATTA
Encoded here:
- the LOC137098719 gene encoding glutamate decarboxylase 1-like isoform X2 → MATSEPRATGGDQDPNSANLRPPSTRFLQKNNSLEEKGRLAGHKSFLACDNSDRDARFRRTETDFSNLFARDLLPAKNGEDPTMQFLLEVVDILTNYIKKTFDRSTKVLDFHHPHQLLEGMEGFNLELSDQPESLEQILVDCRDTLKYGVRTGHPRFFNQLSSGLDIIGLAGEWLTSTANTNMFTYEIAPVFVLMEQLTLKKMREMIGWPSGEGDGLFSPGGAISNMYSVMIARYKYFPEVKTKGMSAAPRLVLFTSEHSHYSIKKAGAALGFGTENVILLSTDERGRVIPADLEAKIIDAKQKGYVPLFVNATAGSTVYGAFDPISEIADICEKYNLWLHVDGAWGGGLLMSRKHRHKLNGIERANSVTWNPHKMMGVPLQCSAILVREKGILAGCNSMCAGYLFQPDKQYDVTYDTGDKAIQCGRHVDIFKFWLMWKAKGTVGFEQHIDKCLDLSQYLYNKIKNREGYEMVFDGVPQHTNVCFWYIPPSMRGMPDSEERREKLHRVAPKIKAMMMESGTTMVGYQPQGNKVNFFRMVISNPAVTQSDIDFLVDEIERLGHDL
- the LOC137098719 gene encoding glutamate decarboxylase 1-like isoform X1; translated protein: MATSEPRATGGDQDPNSANLRPPSTTYEYAWMHGCTRKLGMKICGFLQKNNSLEEKGRLAGHKSFLACDNSDRDARFRRTETDFSNLFARDLLPAKNGEDPTMQFLLEVVDILTNYIKKTFDRSTKVLDFHHPHQLLEGMEGFNLELSDQPESLEQILVDCRDTLKYGVRTGHPRFFNQLSSGLDIIGLAGEWLTSTANTNMFTYEIAPVFVLMEQLTLKKMREMIGWPSGEGDGLFSPGGAISNMYSVMIARYKYFPEVKTKGMSAAPRLVLFTSEHSHYSIKKAGAALGFGTENVILLSTDERGRVIPADLEAKIIDAKQKGYVPLFVNATAGSTVYGAFDPISEIADICEKYNLWLHVDGAWGGGLLMSRKHRHKLNGIERANSVTWNPHKMMGVPLQCSAILVREKGILAGCNSMCAGYLFQPDKQYDVTYDTGDKAIQCGRHVDIFKFWLMWKAKGTVGFEQHIDKCLDLSQYLYNKIKNREGYEMVFDGVPQHTNVCFWYIPPSMRGMPDSEERREKLHRVAPKIKAMMMESGTTMVGYQPQGNKVNFFRMVISNPAVTQSDIDFLVDEIERLGHDL